CTGGAATGGACTAGCTGGCATTAACCATAGCCCAATGAtgcacacaaaaaccagggctggaggacTTGGCTATCAGGACCAGGTCAATGCTTCCACCCCTGAGGGTCTCGAGAGTGGGTGGGCCACGCTGGCTTGGGCCATCACACTCAAAGAGAACTGGGTGTGGGAATAGATTCTGTGAAGAAGTTGTAGGTTCatctctgtgggactgcaatacCTACTGTATTGTGAGAGCTAGGGGTGGTgacaagctaggcatgaccacagaactctCCAGTATTCATGGGAACTTGAGTTTTGAATAGGCTAGGTTGGCTGAGATTGAAGTACCCACAGGCTCACCCAAGAACTAGGTGTGGGGGTGGAACAGGATGCTGCATGCGCCAGCaaaggcctagcacccactgacacatatgagatccaggtctgggcGCAGAACTTGGGGATCTCCCTTACTAGGTTGTAGCTTTTgcaggtgagcatgagagttgagGTTAGCTGTTGGGCAGAGCAGGCAAAAATGCCCCACTTGTCAGCTGGTGTGTGAGCTGGCTCAGGGGTAGGGAGGGCTGAGGGTAAGGCTGGCAGGTGTGTAGGCTGGCTGGCAAGTGTGTGGACAATACTAGGTTGAGTCACGGCACGCACTGCTATGTGTGGGAGCCAGGACAGTGTGTAAGACATGCCAGAATAGGCATGGAttcagtatcccttggcatgtgtgtgggctgggtctgggagtgtgcCAGATtggactaggctatagcacctgacagagctcatgagagccagaatgggtgtgggacaggttGGGTTAGAGCATGGCAttcactgaaccacatgagaggcAGGTCTGGGGGATAGACCAGGCAAGACTAAACTGAAGCATGCACCAGTAAGAGCTGGAAAGGTGTGGGTCTGTTGGGCAAGGCTGCTACATCTGCCATGAATGTCAGAAAAGGAGGCAGGCCAAATCAGGCCTGGTCAAGCACCCACCAGTGCATGTGAGATTTGGACTGGGAGGCAGCCTGAGAGAGGACTTTGGGAaactcactggtgagcacaagcaCTAGGCTGCGCAACAATAAACATAAGCAATACACGTCGTTAAGTCTAGGGGTTagccaggctgtgccagttcaCAGGATTCGCTGACAGGGATGAGagagagccagggcagggtgcaggATAATCCagattggactgcaacacccacaagTTCTCATTAGCACCAGGACtgtgggctgcctgggctgggacaAGCTGCGGCACCCACCACTATGAGCCGGAACTGGAAGCAGACCAGGTggaaccaggctacagcacctgcataTAACTGtcgaggtgaggcaagccatgccacactgggctgcagcatctaccAGTATATGTAAGACTCTCTGGGGTGAACCTGGTATGGGAGCTGCAGGGGCTTTCCTACTAGACCAcgactcccactggtgagaatgagatcTTGGACTAGGGCAAAGCAGGCTGGGCAGAACAACACTTGTTAGCCTGTTTGTGAGTTGTTTCAGGGACAGCTGGGCTGGGGTAGGACACATCAATTGGTATGTACAAGAACCAGAATAAGTGTAGGCTGGTCAGGCTTTACTGCAACATCtgctagcaagtgctgggactggatgtaagtcatgtcagactggaccacagtatcacctagaaagtgcaagatctgggctgAGAGTGGGCCTTATAGGAAAACTGTGAGCAGTCCTCTGATGGACTGCTGGTCCGACCCATGACTGTGAGAACCACAGCTGAGGGCTGTCTTGGTGGGGAATAAAGGGGAAGTTCCCACCCATGTGTGcaaaggccaagtgtgtgctgggcagagttaGTGCTGGGTTGCAGAATCCATTAGTTTGCAGATGAGATGGGATTGGAGATAAAACTACCCAGGTGGTtgaaaccaccagtgtgtgtgtaggcttaTATGGGTGACAGACTTTGCCAAACCCCACACTGGCTGTCATACACATGAGTCGGGTCTGGGATCCCCTCCAGTAAGGTTTTTTGGAGGAACCAACCCAGACAGTGCCACTGGACTCAACACTCTGaccacagagaaaaatcacagaatttgTGCTGCAGCCTTGGAGTATGTGTATCCGGAATCAGCCTGCTCAGCTGCAGGtgcctgtgtagtggacagcTACGGCCAGATGCACAAGAGACATGACAGCccttcactgaggcctgcagaagatGTCAACGCCACGTCAGAGGATGAAGGGtgaaacaaattggacaactcttatgatcaagctttgacagcaagtatttcAGGGAGTGAATAGACTACGGTGAACgatgttagccaatggaccttgggaagattttctcaaccttggagcaatgaaatcaacagcacctTGGAACTTCTGAGATCACTTAAGTAATATCATTGAAatgttttttatgatttatttatttttattggaaaggcagaggtacagagagaatgtgaggcagagaggaagatcttccgtccaatgattcactccccaagtggctgcaaaggccggagctgaaccaatccgaagtcaggaatcaggagcttcttccaggtctcccacatgggtgcagggtcccaaggctttgggccatccttgactgctttcccaggccacatgcagggagctggatggaaagtggagcagccaggacaggagccagagcccatataggTTTCCAGTGCCACGCCCTGTTGGAATATTCTCCACATCAGAAATTCTAGAAGGACATCAAGTGCCCTTCTCCCATCTCAGGGTATCTGATGCAGTTTGGGGCTAGGAATTTCTCCCTCCTCCCTACTCCCGacatacagaaggaaaaaaagttgaaagtatTTGtttcactcactttcccctatGCCTcagtcctccccaccctaatcagcagTCCACAAGGGCGTACATCCTTTTCAAGTATctaaacaatatcaaaaataaaatgatttttaaataagcaaattgaTTTTTGATGGCAATATTTGGAATGTATTTCAAAGAAAGCGAAAATAGAGCAATGCAGCTTATAAGCATATTTCTAGATCTGATCACTTCAGAATGTTTGTGAGGCCACTTAAATAGCTTAATTCAAACAAATTGAAAGGAGTCAAAGTAAAATCAAGTTTTGTTACTACTCAGTGCTGAAGAAATAATAGCAAAGCTTATTTTAAATAGTAATTATTACAAagtcttcaaaataatttttgtttttagttcatCACTTTTTATTGTAACAATCTTTAGCACACTGGTAACAAAAGATAATGACCAACgactgctatggtttgaatgttcTCTCCAAAACTTAGATTAAAATGTAATGGTCATTTTAACCTGTACTAAGAGGTGGAGCTTTTATCAGGGGATTCAGCCATGAGAGCTTTGTCCTTATGGAAGGATGAACAGCACTGTTAAGCAGTGGCTTTGGTACTGAGAGAGTGCATTATTGTGAAAGTGAGTTCAGTCTTCGCTCATGCATGTCCCTTTATGTAAGTTTAGCTCTCttccactatgctatcatgcagCACGGAGGTCCCTGCTAAATGCCTTTACCGTAATCTTGAACTTCTTCAGCTCCAAAACTATGCGAAATGTTCCTTTGTTTATGAATTATCCAGTCTCAATTTTTGTATATCCCTCAAAATGGACTATAAATTGGCAGGTGGTATTAACACTAACAGTTATTTTTCTAGTGCTGTTTTATGCAATATTAAAAGCACTTACATAgaataattcatttaaaagaatCATAGCTTAAGATCTTTTTAATTTTGCCttcatatataaaaaaaatctcgTATGTGGAAAAATTGTAGCCCTGAGCAAGCTATTAAATACAGATTTAGCCTTTTCTCAAGATCTTACCTTTTTAGCTATCATATTTTATAATCTGAAGATATTTCAGTTCACACATGCTATAACACTTAAGGagtaagattaatttttataattcataCAATTAATGTTTATAAGACATTTTTATTACCATagccattgttttttttaaaaagatttattcattttattacagccggatatacagagaggaggagagacagagaggaagatcttccgtccaatgattcactccccaagtgagccgcaacgggccggtgtgcgccgatccgatgccgggaaccaggaacctcttccgggtctcccacacgggtgcagggtcccaaagcattgggccgtcctcaactgctttcccaggccacaagcagggagctggatgggaagtggagctgccgggattagaaccggcgcccatatgggatcccggggctttcaaggcgaggactttagccactaggctacgccgccgggcccagccattGTTTTTCTCTCTATATTTATCAATGCAATTCAAGATAGTCTATATTATCACAATCAGACATGCTATAAACAGACTAAATGTGCATAAACAGAATGGAAAAACTGGGATAAAGAGATGCCAAATAATAGGCAATAGTGAATGACTCATAAGCCAATGTTCTGGTTTAGTATGTGAGTATGACATCCACAGTAAGCAATGCTCGGAAGCTGGCATTAATCCATCTATTCAGCAAACACCTTCTGATGGCAGAGGAGTTTCTTAATTGCAATCTTCATGTCCTTATTTCTTAAGCTATAGATGATCGGGTTGAAAAGAGGAGCAAGAACTGCAAACATCAATGCAATGGTTGTGTCCAGGATAGGCGGGAAGACGGCAGAAAAACGAAGATACATGAGAGACACACTGCCATAGAACATCAGAAAAACACCCAGATGGGCTGCACAGGTAGAAAATGCCTTCTGACGGCCCTCCACAGAGGGGATCCTCAGGATCACTCTGATGATTCTGATATAAGAGAGGGCAATTACCAGAATGGAGAAGATGATGGCCACAGCATGGATCACATCCTCAACCAGGATCATGGATGTGTCCGTGCAGGCCAAGCGCAGCACAGGTTCAAAGTCACAGAAAATTTGATGGATTTGATTGGGCCCACAGAAAGGTAGTGTGGAAATCCATGCAATCTCTGGGAGCAATACAAGAAAGCCAAAGATACAGGAACCTGCACAAAGCTGACCACACAGCCGCGGTGTCATGATGGTTGGATAACGGAGAGGGTTACAGATGGCAACATACCTGTCAATGGCCATGGTGGTCAGCAGAATCCCTTCAGAATTTCCAAGAGAATGAAAGAAGTACATCTGCAAGAGGCATCCAGTCATGGAGATGGTCCTCTGCTCACTAATGAGGTTGGAGAGCATTTTGGGGATGGTAGCTGTAGTATACCATATCTCCAAAAATGAGAAGATGCTGATGAAGTTATACATAGGGTTGTGGAGACTACTGTCCATCCTGACAGCAAAAAACACGGTGAGATTTCCAGTAACAATGAATATGTATATGACTAACAAAAGAATGAAGACAAGGATGCTACCATCTTCAAACTCGAGGAATCCACAGAAGAGGAATTCTGTCACTGCAGCTGTTTGGTTGCTTGTCATCATGATTTTAGAAATTTCAGCTGTTATATACAGAAAGACACAGCACACCTGTCTTTGTAGATGAAAGGCAAGTACATGCATTTGCTCAAATGAGAATGCCCTTTAGGTAGACCAAGAACCTTTATTTCTAGATTAATTTTTGAATCATTCATGTAATAGCTAAGAGGTGTTGAGCACAAAGTAGGTTTGTTGAATTTGGCAATGAAGAAAATAGTCTCTACTTTCGTTAAGCTTAAGTTCTAACAAAAGATACAATAAGAAAATCAGATACCAAGACTATCATGTATACTAACTGAATTGACTAAAATAGTAGGGTCTAAATAGTAGAGTTACTAACAACAACTGCTTGTAATAATTTCCTGGATTGTTCTTGGCTACAGATCAAACAAAACAGTGAGTTCTCTTATTCACTATACAATTATTATGAGATCCATTCTGCATTTTCCTGGTTTCCATTTTCAGAATTCTTATCTTTTATTGTACCACATTGTGGCTTTGGTTTTGTGTAAAGAGGATAAGTTACAGAGGCAGAAGTATCCAGGTAAAAATTTAGTAGCAAACACTATTCccagcaatagaaaaaaaaaattaacagaaacgAACTGCCACAAAAAAGAAGAGGCTAGTGATTCATTTAGCGGCAGAAATAGTTTGTTTTAAATTAAGCTGCCAACTGCCAGATTACAAAGGATAGTGAAATCAATCCAAGATTTTTCCAAAGTACCTAAATCTATGTATTCTGAAGTCGACTATTAAGGAATGGGAAAGTAGAGGCCAGAATATGAAGTTCTAACACAATTCAGGTCTCTTGATGCCATGTTCCCTTGAAACTGACATGAAGATGTTGTCTTAAAATCAGGAAGTATTATTCAGGTAAGCCAGGGAACTGgtcaaaccagcagacagggttTCAGTCAAGCACAAGTGCTTAGCACACTAAAGCAGTTAGAAAAATACGAAGACATTATCTTTCTGAggaaaatacagaataaaaaaaatggacTTCTGCCTATAGCCATATCACCCCAAACACAcctgatctcatctgatctcTGAATCTAAGCAGTCAGGCCTCATTCACACTTGGATGGGAGAGAAGAACTTCTTACACCAATAAGTAACTCTTGTCTATGCCATGTTAACATTTCCCTTTTAAGACAGCAAATACTTTTCATGAGCAAATACAATTTTTAGCATTCCTTATAAAGGGACATTAGTTTTATATTTCATGTAGGTTTGTTTAAGAATTGCATTGGAGGGACCGGAACCTTCCTGGCCTGGGGacggctggctgccccccagggctaggggcagccctgggggagcagcccagccaggccagacccgagaacgaggacccagcatgccaagaccacagccgaaaggcagtgaggggtccctggctttgggcggccagctacagagtttttacgatcagaaaaagctgcccagggacactcttgaataaggccagcctttgtgtaggtcagagatgaatttctggtgattcccagcaatggtaaacataaacactagggcaacagtgggactgagacatgaaggtttgaatgagagtacccataagaactttagaaccagattgagttaccaaccaaaccaagacccagaagctcgagtggcctagttgggaaatagtgggcatcttcctcctaggtaactaTCCCTCTGATGAACAtgaaaccaagataggggtgggattgctaaacagaaatgcatatgccagtatttatctgggttGGATAGGGGGCTGGTCGGGTCGATTTGGGCttcaataatttccagagtttaatgagaggtgggacagactgaacaagactgcgattttttatgtcagtctgattgctcccaaataatctctttccactagtagaattcatcacgtgctcatgaagcagatgatggcatcatttttcccaaaagacttctgtgtttccttttaattaagcatgtattGGTTACTCAGAggtgcattattttatcagggtgctatactctgttgttgatgttgttgttgttgtgattgatgtggctgttatgaactgatgtcaatccaggaaacagtaatattatttcaaccccaaacagcctgtatctcatgcaataagacattgtgaagtaaccaatgaaccaacaatcgatatgagtcagattgcttatgatctacattaagaaatgtaaaacctaataaacttgtaaggccctatgatacttggaaatggggagggagagcagagaaatcttacaccaccccagtaggtgtgaggaagacgggagaaggataacccatcaggatcataactggtaactcataaacagcagactcgagtcagcattagacaatagcaaaactacaaagacatgtggggggaatcaggagcaatcctaacaacctcttaacaggaggtcataagCATAGagcgggggggaccccagagtggagcagggggacaggaggaggcttgtatcccaaccctgaagactcccggagcctcaccaaggactttcagtacgaccaccgaggactacatccctactgccaaggagaccacgggggaaaatgAGTGCcatcggaggccaagaactctgaggtcacccacccccatttggacctacaatgtgggatggaagaagcccaattcctgccttgcaggatccagggtcatcggaacaacaaccaggatccctgagcggtccacagaaacagaacagtaaacttccttcggaactagggagaggagctttctctggcccttgcctgcttccaactttgggtccccaccctcttttgtaaagaccatcaggattgctccagaaacccctcataacaaacaaacatatgaacaaacaaactagaatatatagacagagaacaactaggaatgcttagaaacagacaggaagcagtcagccgggatgcacttataactcactgggtgggacacaaagatcagttactcctctctggggtgttgaggatttctctgcacacccctcccaaaaaacgttcacctaaactgttgacatatgtcctgttaaagttatagagttagactacccgaaaaacaaccaggtttagcaggatcatgcttcaatgctataaaatgctaaatactaacattgaaatagacaagagacagctgaatagcaatctatagccattttagggtatatggaacatggttgaatataaaccaaaattgaaatgtctatgaggaagtcacaggttgtggttgagaacctgcatttccctagtaacatattggttaatcaatgccacgtcaattaatgccataatgttgtaaatggttgtaactattatgttgggttttttagttgattgggatgatactctgctggttccaccttcagaccagagatggtctcaccaagaagccattgaacttgccaggacaataagatgctggactttatgcttggtcaaaacctccaatgaaagaatctcaactgaatttgaactatggaaatgcaacaaggtggagcaatccaccgttggggggagggtttggggaggggcagggggaattccagtgcataaaaaaaaatgtgtcacataatgcaatgaaataaataaataaataaataataagaattgCATTGGAAAACTAAGATGAAACTAGTGCATAATTTTTAGCATGCATTAACATTTTTCATGGATCTTGTTTCAGAATAAAACACAATCTTGAATAAATTCAATAAGGAACTAGTTTATGTTGACGGAGTTTGTCAGACATTACTTAGCAGCTTCTGGTCAATCAAATGGCATCAGAGAATTAGGACTTATTGTTGTGCTAATCCCTTAGATTTTCATGAAAGAATTATTACAAACAGGAAAATGTTATTGCTCTGCAGATACCGATTGTTGTTGCATCATCCGCTACTTTCGgatgatttttaactttttaacttgcaatgaataaaatttttcagAGTAATCTTCAACTCTTCTTTTAACTCTGAACTATTTAAAGATTGATATTTGCTAGTTCTTTGATATTATGCAAACTGTAAAATGTGTGACTCATATGGTATTGAGACAGTTGATCAACCTGACAGCAAATTCACAAGTCATTCagtataataattttaaagataaaattctgAGTTAATGAAAATGGATGGTGCAAAATTATCAGTTTTCACTCACTTCAAGCTAGTTACCATTGATGAATTGATGGAGAAAATAAACAAGTGCATATGTACACTCAATATAAATAGattttattatattaaaaagTGACTCGTCAGGAAATAATAACTTACTTACCAATAGCCACAAGGTAAGACCTTAAGTCTACTGAAGGAGAATGCAGAATGAGAAAGCTATTTGCTTTCTCCTAGGAAAGTGTTCACGACTCTAAGGGCTGCCTGAATACTGAGACTATCCCCTGTGGGCATTGGTTCACCTGGCCTGGACGGGGGTGCCAGCctgtgacagaaaggaagacagcaCACCATTCCTCGGATTCCATCTTCTTACTCATAACATTGTGGACTGTTTACTCTTGAGGGTCTTTATTTTACTTACCTGTCCCAACTCTTGGAACAGCTCTTGCTCTCTCAACTCTACTACGATCCTGAACTACATACATAAAAGATTAAACAAAGGTGGAAAGATTcatgctgttttcattttcaaaaccatGTACAGACCATACATTTCTGAAAGCGGTGGCATTGGGCCTTTGAAATAGTCAGAAATTTTGTCtcaacttttgtttttgttgttgctggtttttttgtttgtttgtttttgcccgAGGGAGTCCCTCTTTATGCCTAAAATATTCGATGTTAGTTCTTTCAATAAAATAGAGGTTTCTATGCTTTAGCAAAATTAGAGTTACACTCTTCAGAAACAAACATGTGAAGTATAAATCAATCTATCAGATACTGCCAGGAGAAAAAAGTCAACCAATTCTACTTGAAGATAAGCACACTAAAAATCTAGCTTGGGATATGGAACTTCCTCTGTTTGAGTCAATATCTTGGGTTGATTTTCATTAACAGGCTCCTTTGATATATCTGCACTATTTATTTCAGTAATGTTCTTACTAGTTTATTTCCACTTGGCTGCTTCCAGAACCAGGATATAAAGTAGTATCCTCCAAGATCATAATCTATTTGGAAGACTATCAACTGGGGCTGGAACAACAGCTCAACCGACTAATCCTCTGTCTACAAGTACCGATATACCATATGGTTTATTTCCCGGCTGCTCCTGTTCCTATCcagctaacagcctgggaaaacagtggaagacagcccaagtccttgggccttcagccatgtgggagacccagaagagtctcctggctcctggctttacattggctcagttctggtcattgtggccattcgggatgtgaaccagcaaatggaggatctttctttccatctcttcttctcttctctttccaataaaaataaatcttaaaaaagattatttatcttGATAgagatatagacatagatatctAGCTCAATGAAAAGTAGACATAGAAATTTTGCAAAAACAGACTAATTTAGAAAACTCAGCAGGTGTGAAATCAGAAACAAGACCATTACCAGTGAATTGACATTATTCAATTTGTCACACCACAGAAAAATGGAACATCACTGATTACTAACTGTAGCATTCTTTATCCTTCACAATGAAATTAAATCCATTCAACCACTGCACAATTTCAAATATACTCAACAATATTGTTAAATCCACAGAAGGAATACTAGGAaagtattcttttctttctgctttggtGTTTTATATTCAACCCCACATTCTGCACTCACATGAGTTCTCTTACCTCTGGTAAAGGCAGTAGGCTTCTGTTCCTGTTCCAGGCTGATGCTGCTTAAATCACTTCAATTTAACAGGGAAAGTTGCTGTAACTGTTTAAAAGGTTCTTAGTGATACTCTCCACTGGGGTATTTCCCATTGATAACAAGAAAAAGCAGTGCAAGTCTATTTCCCCATGGTTTAATTAATGGGAATCGCTCCTTTGATAGTCTTCTCATTAATGTTCCTTAGTGTTGTGAACTCTAGGAGTCTTAGTGAGGTATAGGCCTCTTTTGATGCATATGCTCAGCATCAGAAGGTTATTTGAATGAGTATCTTTATGAagaattattttcataaaatgaagGATTTATAGATACAGATACATAAATAGAAATATATGCATGTGTTCATGTATAAATGTACATAACTTCCCTGATTTCTGAAAGGGGAGTTAAAATGGAACAGCATTAGATActaaacaatttttgaaataattgagTTTTAAATACACATCActgtaaataaattcaaaattatgaataagcacaaaattaaaaatagagatcATCTGCTAAATTTGTACTCAAAGTTAATCAGGATTAAAGATTTGATTTCCTGGGCtaggcgcaatggctcagtgactaaattcttgccttgtgaGTGCTGGTATCCtttatgagcatcagttcatgtcccagctgctccacttcccttccagctcccagcttgtggcctgggaaagcagtagaggacagcccagcaccttcaagccctgcacccacatgggagacccagaagaacttcctggctcctggcttcagatcagctcagctctggccattgcagccatttggtgagtgaaccagcagatgaaagatcattccagctgtctctccttctctccgtaagtcttatctgccttttcagcaaaagtaagtacatcttaaaaaaaaagttgcaccaTCCTTGTGTTTACATTCTGAATCACAACTCATTAGTGAGTGGTGAAATcagtttcaaatgtttttaatgaGATAGAAAATGAAAGTATCAGAAGTATCATATGCAATAAATATAAGTATCATTTTGAACAAAAGTGTTTCCTATACGAATGTATATGTGttctataatttaaaatgtattctttatTGTGAATCACAATAAATTCAACAATATATTTTAATGATTCTACTTATTACCCCAATTCTCTTCTCTCATTGGTAGTAAAATTCCAAAATTTTAGTTGAAATTTTCAGTGATtgctgaaaatcttttttaaagacttatttttattggaaagccagaaatacagagaggagagacacagaagatcctccatccgctgatccactgcccaagtggctgcaatggccggagatgagctgatccaaagccaggagccattattctcctccagatctcccacgtgggtgcagggtcccaaggctttgggccgtccttgactgctttcccaggccacaagcagggaattggatgggaagcaggatagcaaatcagcacccatatggaatcccggcatgtgcaaggtgaggactttaaccactaggctactgcactagatCTTTTTCCTCTCATATTGGGCTCCTCTACCATCCCTTGCCAAGTTCATTTATTAAGTTTAATCATGATCTCCAGGTTGCTAAACACAATTTTCAGTGCTCTTTTTACTGTTCATTTCTTCTTAGTTTTATTTCTGAATCTTCGTATTTTCCAGTATCCATAATAGTGGATTCTCCAAAACTCAGATTACTATTATTAAGTCTcatgacttttcaaataaatatgctcAAGAATCACCCAGATGTTACATTCCAAGCCTTAACGGCTTTAACAATCCACCCAATATATTGTTAGGTGTCTAGTGGACCAGTGGGCATTTGACATGCAGGCCAATACATGACTGAATGTCACATCGAAATTACTGGATTCAAGACAGCCTCAcacctaactccagcttcctactaatgcttaAGCTGGGCGCTGCGTGTAAGGATCAGTACTCGGGTGCCTGCTACCTGTGTAGGAGATGTAgctgaagttcctgactttgagTTTCAGCATACACCTGTTCCAGTTATTGTGGCAATTCCATAGGATACTTAGAAGTTGGGagggctatgtgtgtgtgtgtgtgtgtttgtgtgtgtgtgtgtgtgttgggagtgctgtgtgtgtgtgtgtgtgtgtgtgtaggcggaAAGTTGGGAGTGGGTATGTTTCACTCtgactttttctgtctctcatgaTTGTCCCCTGGTGATGTTCAATGCTAATATGActaggggttgttttgctcatcctCTTAGGAAATGgatctttcttgtttcaatttgcagttgttgaaccaccccgcaaggtggcagctgcggggaggtATCTCTGCTAAGTGGGATCCGGCTaagggctcaagccaaaaccaccccgcaaggtggTGGATGAGCCCTTGGTTTCGGGTGgtcagtgcaccaattggtgccaggctctgcctgctggctgcccagtggcgagctc
This window of the Ochotona princeps isolate mOchPri1 chromosome 2, mOchPri1.hap1, whole genome shotgun sequence genome carries:
- the LOC101534559 gene encoding olfactory receptor 6K3, giving the protein MMTSNQTAAVTEFLFCGFLEFEDGSILVFILLLVIYIFIVTGNLTVFFAVRMDSSLHNPMYNFISIFSFLEIWYTTATIPKMLSNLISEQRTISMTGCLLQMYFFHSLGNSEGILLTTMAIDRYVAICNPLRYPTIMTPRLCGQLCAGSCIFGFLVLLPEIAWISTLPFCGPNQIHQIFCDFEPVLRLACTDTSMILVEDVIHAVAIIFSILVIALSYIRIIRVILRIPSVEGRQKAFSTCAAHLGVFLMFYGSVSLMYLRFSAVFPPILDTTIALMFAVLAPLFNPIIYSLRNKDMKIAIKKLLCHQKVFAE